The following proteins are encoded in a genomic region of Archangium lipolyticum:
- the radC gene encoding RadC family protein, whose translation MERMAAVAMVEWVESAGDGSVREEKETLAEAESPRERLFRLGAAALTDPELLSVLLGSGSRTRALAEALLATSGGLKALVQRDPRELCTRMGPARTAQMMAALELGRRAQRVTERRPRLRTPKEIHAYLAPHLSALRREVFHVLCFNARNVLLLDARVAEGTINACPVDPREVFAAAISSRATAIVLAHNHPSGDPEPSGQDLGLTAQLIEAGRVLGIKVLDHVVVGDGTYTSMLERGELPLLGAETRGPWSMEGGRG comes from the coding sequence ATGGAGAGGATGGCGGCGGTGGCGATGGTGGAGTGGGTGGAGTCCGCGGGCGATGGGTCGGTGAGGGAGGAGAAGGAGACGCTTGCGGAGGCGGAGAGCCCCCGGGAGCGCCTCTTCAGGTTGGGGGCGGCGGCCCTCACCGACCCGGAGCTTCTCTCCGTATTGCTGGGTTCGGGCTCGCGCACGCGGGCGCTGGCGGAAGCACTGCTCGCCACGAGCGGTGGGCTCAAGGCGCTGGTGCAGAGGGATCCACGCGAGCTGTGCACACGCATGGGGCCGGCGCGGACGGCGCAGATGATGGCGGCGCTGGAGCTCGGGCGTCGCGCCCAGCGCGTCACCGAGCGGCGGCCCCGCCTGCGCACCCCCAAGGAGATCCACGCCTATCTCGCGCCCCACCTGAGCGCGCTGCGGCGCGAGGTGTTCCACGTGCTGTGCTTCAACGCGCGCAACGTGCTGCTGCTCGATGCCCGGGTGGCCGAGGGCACCATCAACGCGTGCCCGGTGGACCCCCGCGAGGTCTTCGCCGCGGCCATCAGCTCGCGCGCCACCGCCATCGTGCTGGCCCACAACCACCCCTCGGGAGACCCGGAGCCCTCGGGGCAGGACCTGGGCCTCACCGCCCAGCTCATCGAGGCGGGCCGGGTGCTGGGCATCAAGGTGTTGGATCACGTGGTGGTGGGAGACGGGACGTACACCTCGATGCTCGAGCGGGGCGAGCTGCCGCTGCTGGGCGCGGAGACGCGGGGACCATGGAGCATGGAAGGAGGACGTGGATGA
- a CDS encoding cytochrome c family protein gives MRSRLLLVLMVFATVLGIGACGARRSSSTPAPSTPAPGPDTESASGTSLPTASAPPSFNCNGTEVPINPVIPPDFSENTQQAANCFAWSEFISLNWPVSALDGGTDAGFGTPGDLSPTQWQTFMSADDLFPPDGSAPPPWGTQPQVTPECAAEAGLTAEQARKVMPLMMISKFSTQFRPPDNAQAFPQNAPSWLGSQNGKAVWYEIRVSQPEYDFVANNGLYTAQGQQAWVDGGTGKPIVLPKGNLSTGELGSIELKAAWMEVTDSQDAKWNRYKLMQAIVPDLVTQKCRTATVALVGLHIIHKTNNQDTWVWATFEHVDNAPTQGQSPGTTDWNFHNPQCQPQVVNNVAPQCSPDGGSSFTIGCTPNIPPPYYLGAGCPPPVPIQVTRVTAIDSYAASQNQATQQAIAQNYPGSVWQYYQLINVLWSTNPTPEPTAPKKVPLTFQSMQPSSNTAVANTTMETYFQGIDPTTYEARHCLTCHKFASIAGTTQNPNPGWDSDFSFIFGTAADVSATGAKAVPKSSKQKVPPARQPPQIRRITR, from the coding sequence ATGCGTTCCCGCCTGCTGCTCGTGTTGATGGTGTTTGCCACCGTGCTGGGCATTGGCGCCTGCGGTGCCAGGCGCTCGTCTTCCACACCCGCTCCTTCCACTCCCGCCCCCGGGCCCGATACCGAGAGCGCCTCCGGAACCAGCCTTCCCACAGCCTCCGCGCCCCCCTCCTTCAATTGCAATGGAACCGAGGTGCCGATCAACCCGGTCATCCCTCCAGATTTCTCCGAGAACACCCAGCAGGCGGCCAATTGCTTCGCGTGGTCCGAGTTCATCTCCCTCAACTGGCCGGTTTCGGCGCTGGATGGAGGGACGGATGCGGGCTTCGGTACCCCGGGAGATCTGAGCCCCACGCAGTGGCAGACGTTCATGAGCGCGGATGATCTCTTCCCTCCGGACGGGAGCGCGCCGCCCCCCTGGGGCACCCAGCCCCAGGTGACACCGGAGTGCGCCGCCGAGGCCGGACTCACCGCCGAGCAGGCACGCAAGGTGATGCCGCTGATGATGATCTCCAAGTTCTCCACGCAGTTCCGCCCCCCGGACAACGCGCAGGCGTTCCCGCAGAATGCGCCCTCGTGGCTCGGATCCCAGAATGGCAAGGCGGTCTGGTATGAGATCCGTGTCAGCCAGCCCGAGTATGACTTCGTCGCCAACAATGGGCTCTACACCGCGCAGGGCCAGCAGGCCTGGGTGGACGGCGGCACTGGCAAGCCCATCGTGCTCCCCAAGGGCAACCTCTCCACGGGAGAGCTCGGCTCCATCGAGCTCAAGGCGGCCTGGATGGAGGTGACGGACTCGCAAGATGCGAAGTGGAACCGCTACAAGCTCATGCAGGCGATCGTCCCGGATCTCGTCACCCAGAAGTGCCGCACGGCCACGGTGGCACTGGTGGGGCTGCACATCATCCACAAGACGAACAACCAGGACACCTGGGTGTGGGCCACGTTCGAGCACGTCGACAACGCGCCCACCCAGGGCCAGTCCCCAGGCACCACGGACTGGAACTTCCACAACCCCCAGTGCCAGCCCCAGGTGGTCAACAACGTCGCGCCGCAGTGCTCGCCGGACGGAGGAAGCTCCTTCACGATCGGCTGCACCCCGAACATACCGCCTCCCTATTACCTGGGAGCGGGCTGCCCGCCTCCAGTCCCCATCCAGGTCACGCGAGTGACGGCGATCGACTCGTATGCCGCGAGCCAGAATCAGGCCACGCAACAGGCGATCGCGCAGAACTACCCGGGCTCCGTCTGGCAGTACTACCAGCTCATCAACGTGCTCTGGTCCACCAACCCGACTCCGGAGCCGACCGCGCCCAAGAAGGTGCCGCTGACGTTCCAGAGCATGCAGCCCTCGTCCAACACCGCGGTGGCCAACACCACGATGGAGACCTACTTCCAAGGTATCGACCCGACGACCTACGAGGCCAGACACTGCCTGACGTGCCACAAGTTCGCGTCCATCGCCGGGACGACGCAGAACCCGAACCCGGGCTGGGACTCGGACTTCAGCTTCATCTTCGGCACCGCGGCGGATGTGTCCGCCACCGGCGCCAAGGCCGTGCCGAAGAGCTCCAAGCAGAAGGTCCCGCCGGCACGGCAGCCTCCCCAGATACGGCGGATCACCCGCTGA
- a CDS encoding DUF3006 domain-containing protein: MMLGAVGVVACGGGAVQVELLEDEVAQVVPLGGGPARTVPRSTLPSNVREGDVVRDGRLDAELGARLAREVAEWRARLAVPVPIGLDLDSGASESLTTRKE, translated from the coding sequence ATGATGCTGGGTGCGGTGGGCGTGGTGGCGTGTGGCGGTGGCGCGGTGCAGGTGGAGCTGCTGGAGGACGAGGTGGCGCAGGTGGTGCCCCTGGGCGGGGGCCCAGCACGCACGGTGCCTCGCTCCACCCTCCCCTCGAATGTGCGGGAGGGAGACGTGGTGCGGGACGGCCGCCTGGATGCCGAGCTGGGAGCCCGGCTGGCGCGGGAGGTGGCCGAATGGCGGGCGCGCCTGGCCGTTCCAGTACCTATCGGGCTGGACCTCGACTCAGGAGCCTCTGAGTCGTTGACGACCAGGAAGGAGTAG